The stretch of DNA GATCACGTCGTTCACCATCAGCCCGATCTGGTCGCGCACCATCTCGCGCAGCAGCCGCTCGCGCGGGGCGTTCGGAAAGCGCTTCTCGACGCTGCGCCACTGCTGGCTGAGGAAATCGAGCTGCATCAGGTCGTCGAGATCGAGAAAGCCCGCGCGCAGCCCGTCGTCGATGTCGTGGTTGTCATAGGCAATGTCGTCCGACACCGCCGCGACCTGCGCCTCGAGCGAGGGCCAGGTCGAAAGGTCGAGCGGGAATGCCTCGTCGAGTTCGGCCAACGCCCAGTTCGGCGCGGTCACTGGGCCGTTGTGCTTGGCGAGCCCTTCGAGAAGATCCCAGGTGAGGTTCAGCCCCTCGTGCTCGGGATAGGGGCTTTCGATCCGCATCACCGTGCGCAGCGCCTGCGCATTGTGGCAGAATCCGCCATGGCGCAGCATGGCATCGGACAGCGCCGCCTCGCCCGCATGGCCGAAAGGCGGGTGGCCGAGATCATGCGCGAGGCACAACGCCTCGGTCAGATCCTCATCGAGGCCGAGCGCGCGCGCGATCACCCGGCCGATCTGCGCAACCTCGAGGCTGTGGGTGAGCCGGGTGCGATAGTGATCGCCTTCGGGCGCGATGAAGACCTGGGTCTTGGACTTGAGCCTGCGAAAGCTCATCGAATGGATGATCCGGTCGCGGTCGCGCTGGAAATCGGTGCGGGGCCCGCGCTGCTCGCCGCGCGGCTCGGCATCGCCGGGCCGGCCGGTCCATTCGCGCCCCCCATGGGCGTGCGGGTCGGCTGCATAGGGCGCGCGCGTCATCACGCCGACGCGCTTAGGTCAGCGCGCGGCGCGGCTCAACGGGAACAGATCGGCAACGCCGACCGGACGGGCTGGAAAAAGGGGGAAAGGGGCCACTCCCCGGGTGCATTGGGGGGGAAGGAGAGCGGCCCCAAGAGCCTTGCGGCCCTGGGCCATCGGTGCGACCCGAAGACCCGGAACTTGTCGTTACGTTTGTATGACGAAGTTCTGCCGGCTCACGTAGGCCCGCCGCTGCACCCTTGCATCCCTTGCAATGGAGCATTGCGGCGGAACGTGTGGATTCATCGACCAGCCGCCGGGTCAGTCGACAAGCTCCTGATCGAGCACCCAATCGGCGGCCGCCTCGCAGTGAATCCGGGTCGAATCGAACACGGGAAGGACATTGGCGTCGATGTCGACCACGAGGTTCAATTCGGTGCAGGCGAGCACGATCGCATCGGCCCCTTCCTGCGATTTCGCGGTGATCATGGTCTTCATCTCGCGCTGCGCGTCGCGGCTGACCTTGCCCACCATCAGCTCGTCATAGATGATCCGGTCGAGCGTCTCGACATTGTTCATGTTCGGCGGCAGCAGGTCGATCCCGTGCGCCACGAGCCGCTTGCGATAGAAACTTTCGGTCATCACGTTGCGCGTCCCGATCAGTGCGGCGCTCTTGTGGCCCGACCGCTTGAGCGTACGGCCGACATAGTCTGCGATGTGCAGGATCGGGATGTCGACCGCGCCGGCGACGTCGTCATAGACCTTGTGCATCGAATTCGCGCCGATGATCAGCCCCTCGGCCCCGGC from Erythrobacter sp. encodes:
- a CDS encoding deoxyguanosinetriphosphate triphosphohydrolase, whose product is MTRAPYAADPHAHGGREWTGRPGDAEPRGEQRGPRTDFQRDRDRIIHSMSFRRLKSKTQVFIAPEGDHYRTRLTHSLEVAQIGRVIARALGLDEDLTEALCLAHDLGHPPFGHAGEAALSDAMLRHGGFCHNAQALRTVMRIESPYPEHEGLNLTWDLLEGLAKHNGPVTAPNWALAELDEAFPLDLSTWPSLEAQVAAVSDDIAYDNHDIDDGLRAGFLDLDDLMQLDFLSQQWRSVEKRFPNAPRERLLREMVRDQIGLMVNDVIAHTREQVKDVGSVGEVRAAGRQLAGFSPQMAEAERRLKRFMYDKLYYHPDQIAAAERARDVVARLVAAYSQDSSLMPAEWQERLPEREPYRSRVITDFIAGMSDRFAIRACAEIYGERPMGLTNV
- a CDS encoding amino acid racemase — its product is MALRKLGLIGGMSWVSTGIYYDRINRIVQKRAAPMASAPLLIESLDFAQLYALREEQDWKRAAEVLAESARRLEQAGAEGLIIGANSMHKVYDDVAGAVDIPILHIADYVGRTLKRSGHKSAALIGTRNVMTESFYRKRLVAHGIDLLPPNMNNVETLDRIIYDELMVGKVSRDAQREMKTMITAKSQEGADAIVLACTELNLVVDIDANVLPVFDSTRIHCEAAADWVLDQELVD